The Sphingomonas sp. So64.6b genome includes a region encoding these proteins:
- a CDS encoding damage-inducible mutagenesis protein: protein MRSPAILDSLRARVAQIEGRCVRHAVIPFGIDDFDLRLPGGGIATGALHEITGSPDLADDASATIFLAGILARMDGPVLWCLRWRDLFAPALHLAGLHPDRVIHVEAGSDTNVLLAMEECLRHPGLAGVVGEVTKYSTTASKRLQLAAEGSGVAAFVFRRASKRDQTNEGTAAITRWRISASPSKDLGIPSLGRPRWRVDLERVRGGNPHSWIVEASDATGRIALPAALVDRPAAQEGRQVAA from the coding sequence ATGCGAAGCCCGGCCATCCTCGATTCATTGCGCGCGCGTGTCGCGCAGATAGAGGGACGATGTGTGCGCCACGCGGTAATACCGTTCGGCATTGACGATTTTGATTTACGACTGCCCGGTGGCGGCATCGCGACCGGAGCGCTTCACGAAATAACGGGCAGCCCGGATCTGGCGGACGATGCCAGCGCGACGATTTTCCTGGCCGGCATCCTCGCCCGGATGGACGGCCCGGTCTTGTGGTGCCTTCGCTGGCGCGACCTGTTTGCGCCGGCACTCCATCTTGCTGGGCTCCACCCTGACCGTGTGATCCATGTCGAGGCCGGCAGCGATACCAATGTGCTGCTGGCGATGGAGGAATGCCTCCGCCACCCCGGCCTCGCTGGAGTCGTCGGCGAGGTCACCAAATATTCGACAACGGCGTCGAAACGGCTCCAGCTCGCGGCCGAAGGATCGGGCGTTGCCGCTTTCGTGTTCCGCCGCGCTTCAAAGAGAGACCAGACGAACGAAGGAACGGCGGCGATCACCCGCTGGCGGATATCGGCATCGCCCAGCAAAGATCTAGGCATACCGAGCCTCGGGCGTCCGCGCTGGCGAGTGGATTTGGAGCGCGTGCGTGGTGGCAACCCGCACTCATGGATCGTGGAGGCCAGTGATGCGACGGGTCGTATCGCTCTTCCTGCCGCACTGGTCGACAGACCGGCTGCGCAGGAAGGCCGCCAAGTCGCCGCCTGA